A stretch of the Papaver somniferum cultivar HN1 chromosome 6, ASM357369v1, whole genome shotgun sequence genome encodes the following:
- the LOC113286553 gene encoding fatty-acid-binding protein 1-like produces the protein MAPTLEEVTTKAGMVEIDPKNGLLVVKDTATGNAPKSDAVLEEDNEVSKNENPTAEASKSKSSGDVVVKEEMMKKEENVPVQTEPKTGVSFPVRLDDGEQLNAVGMRKKTILGLGIKIYGFGMYADNEKLKELLRSKIGTKAPSKPSKEMYQLVIDSDVGMMVRLVIVFGSLTMNMVKKNFDEGLGGSIKKLNGGKKNEELANKVMGAASDDIKLSAGSVIEITRLPGFILETKVKDEVVSKVESELLCRAYVHMYLGDDPFDKEAKERFGMSLLSMF, from the exons ATGGCACCCACTCTTGAGGAAGTGACCACAAAGGCTGGAATGGTCGAGATTGACCCCAAAAATGGGTTG CTAGTGGTGAAAGATACTGCGACAGGAAATGCACCAAAAAGTGATGCTGTTCTGGAAGAAGACAATGAGGTTTCCAAAAATGAGAATCCAACTGCTGAAGCGTCCAAATCTAAGAGCAGTGGTGATGTTGTGGTCAAGGAAGAAatgatgaagaaagaagagaacgTACCTGTCCAAACTGAACCGAAGACGGGTGTTTCCTTCCCTGTTAGACTTGATGATGGGGAACAGTTGAATGCTGTTGGTATGAGGAAGAAAACCATTCTTGGCCTTGGTATCAAAATCTATGGCTTTG GGATGTATGCAGACAATGAAAAACTTAAGGAGCTTCTTAGGTCGAAGATAGGAACAAAGGCTCCATCAAAACCATCAAAGGAGATGTACCAGCTAGTAATAGACAGTGATGTGGGGATGATGGTGAGACTAGTCATAGTCTTTGGTAGCCTCACTATGAACATGGTAAAAAAAAATTTCGATGAAGGTCTTGGAGGATCCATTAAGAAACTCAACGGTGGTAAAAAGAACGAGGAGCTCGCAAACAA GGTCATGGGTGCAGCATCAGATGACATCAAGCTATCAGCTGGTTCAGTAATTGAAATCACTAGGCTTCCAGGGTTCATTCTTGAAACAAAGG TGAAGGATGAGGTAGTAAGCAAGGTAGAGAGTGAGCTGCTATGCAGGGCATATGTCCATATGTACTTGGGAGATGATCCCTTCGACAAGGAAGCAAAAGAAAGATTTGGAATGTCTCTACTATCTATGTTCTGA